The DNA region ATCTGTAAGCGACAAATTAAAAACTATTTTTAGTCGTGCATCAGTACTATCTTCAAGAAAAGAACGCAAAAGCGGTAAAGATGCTTTTTATGTGTTAGATCAAGATGTTGTTAGTGTATTAAAACCAGGTCAAAACATTGTGTTTTTAGAAACAGACAATCCTGGATTTATCTCTAATGTTGCAAGTATTTTAAATTCTAAAATTAACAATCAAACAAAAATTATTTTAACTACAACCAAAAAAGACAGAGCTTTTGAGGACGAAGAAGTAAGAAATACACACTTATCAAACCTACAATTTACTTATGCAGATATTAATAAGTCTTTTAATGAAGATGAAAACAATAGTTTTGCTAAACGTTATAAAAATCAATTTAACGAATTACCTAACACATATGCAGTAAGAGGTTTTGATATTACAATGGATGTTGTGTTAAGATTAGTCACTTCAGAAGACTTATATAATTCTGTGATTTCTGCAGGTTTAACTACCTATGTTGAAAATAAATTCTCTTACAAGAAAAAATTATTTGGAGGTTATTATAACGATGCTATTTATATTTTAAAATATCAAGATTTAAAAATAGTTGAAATAGCAGAATAATATTTTAAAATACTGTACGTTAGTTTTTTATGCTTAGATTTCTTTTTATATTTAGTTTGTTTTTTGTGTTTAAAAGTGACACAATCCAAGAGCTATCCTGGACAGAGAACTACAAATTAACTTGGGAAGATTTTAAGGGTAAACCAAATCAAGAAACAGATGCTGTAGCTATTACAGCATCAGGATTAACATTTAGTTATTCAATAAATAAAACACCTCAAAAAGTACATAGTTTTAAAACTCTAGTAAAGGCTCATTTTTATCCAGAGCATTCATGGTGTAAAAAAGAAATGGTAGACGATCATATTTTAAAACATGAACAGCTTCATTTTGATATCACCGAGCTTCATGCAAGAAAATTTAGAAAACGTATTACGACGTTAAAACCTACTTTAGATTTAAACGAAAAGTTAAACGATTTACATCAAGAAATTAATAAAGAATTAGCTGAATTTCAAGACACTTACGATAAGCAAACAGATAATTCTATAAATAAAGAAGCACAATTAAATTGGCAAAAAGAAGTTGCTAAACAATTAAAAGCTTTAGAAAAATTTAAATCTAAATCTTAGTGCTAGAGCCAGACAAAGACTTTCTTATAAAATTGGCACATACTAAAATGCCATTTGGTAAGTATAAAGACAGATACTTAATAGACTTGCCAGAACATTATGTGGTATGGTACCATAATAAAGGATTTCCAAAAAATAAATTAGGACAAATGTTAGAAACTGTTTACACTTTAAAAGTAAATGGGTTAGAATATATTGTTCGTGAGATACAAAAGCGTTATTCTAAATAATAGAATTTGAGTTAAAAATAAAACCCAAAATCATCCCTAATTTCCAACTAAAAATTGTAAATTTGCCCGCGTTAACAACGCAACATGACAACTAAAACTAAGTACATATTCGTAACCGGAGGCGTAACTTCTTCATTAGGAAAAGGAATTATAGCAGCGTCTCTAGCCAAGTTACTTCAGGCGCAAGGTTACAAGACAACCATTCAAAAATTAGATCCATACATTAACGTAGATCCAGGAACTTTAAATCCATACGAACATGGCGAATGCTATGTAACCGATGATGGTGCAGAGACCGATTTAGATCTTGGACATTACGAGCGTTTTTTAAACGTGCCAACAAGCCAAGCAAACAATGTAACTACTGGTCGTATTTATCAAAGTGTGATAGAGCGCGAACGTCGTGGCGAATTTTTGGGTAAAACAGTACAAGTGATACCGCATATTACAGACGAAATTAAACATCGTATTCAAATTTTAGGTAACTCTGGAGATTACGATATTGTAATTACAGAAATAGGCGGAACCGTTGGTGATATAGAGTCTTTACCGTATGTAGAAGCAGTAAGACAATTAAAATGGGACTTAGGAGAAGATAATGCTATAGTTATTCATTTAACGTTAATTCCGTTTTTATCTGCTGCAGGCGAGCTTAAAACAAAACCAACACAGCATAGTGTAAAAACACTAATGGAAAGCGGTGTACAAGCAGATATTTTAGTTTGTCGTACAGAGCACGAATTACCTAGTGATTTAAGACGTAAGTTAGCATTATTCTGTAATGTACGTGAAGAGGCGATTATTCAATCTATAGATGCATCTACAATTTACGATGTACCAAACTTAATGTTAGAACAAGGTTTAGATAAAGTAGTGCTTAAAAAATTAGCATTAAAAAGCGATACGCCAGATTTAACAAAATGGAATAAGTTTTTAGAGTTACACAAAAATCCAAAGTCAGAAATAACAATTGGGCTAATCGGTAAGTATGTAGAGTTACAAGATTCTTACAAATCTATTTTAGAAGCTTTTATTCATGCAGGAGCAGAAAATGAAGTTAAAGTAAATGTAGAATCTGTACACTCAGAATATTTAAATGAAGATAACATTAAGATGAAATTAGCGCATCTTGATGGTGTACTTGTGGCTCCAGGTTTTGGAGAACGTGGTATAGAAGGTAAAATATACGCCATTAAATTTGTAAGAGAAAACAACATTCCGTTTTTAGGAATTTGTTTAGGTATGCAAATGGCAGTCATAGAATATTGTCGTAATGTTTTAGGGTTAAAAGACGCTAATTCTACTGAGATGGATCCAAACACCAAAAATCCTGTAATCGATATCATGGAAGACCAAAAAACGATTACAAATATGGGCGGAACAATGCGTCTTGGTGCATGGGATTGTCATATAGAAAAAGATTCTATTGCCTATAAAGTATATCAATCACAAGATATTAAAGAGCGTCATAGACATAGATACGAGTTTAACAGCGATTACAAAGATCAAATAGAAGCTGCAGGATTAAAAACTACAGGTTATAATCCAGAAACTAAATTGGTAGAAATTGTAGAAAATCCAAGTCATCCTTGGTTTGTTGGAGTACAATATCATCCAGAATATAAAAGTACAGTAGCTAATCCACATCCATTATTTGTGGCATTTGTAAAAGCCAGTTTAAAACATCATAAGACAAAATAATGTCACTTTGACATTAAAATAAAAAGTGGTCGTATATTTGACCAAAATTTTAGACCTGCTAGATTTTATTAAATTTGGCAGGTCTTAAACTGAAGAACAGAATGGAAGAAAAAAAACTAGACATTAATTCGATAATTGGATTTATTTTAATTTTCGGAATTTTATTATTCATGATGTGGCAAAATGCACCATCTGAAGAGGAATTAAAAGCGCAAGAGGCAGAGAAGCAAGTAAAAATAGATGCTCAGAAAAAAGCCGAAGCCGAAAAAGAAGACACAAAAGTAGTCACTACAGAAGATTTTACTTCAGCAACAGACTCTGCTCAAGTAGCTGCATTACAATCTAAAATTGGTGCATTTGCTTATTCTGTAGCTACAGCAACATCTTCAGAAAAAGAAATTAATGTTCAAAACGAAGTTTTAGATTTAAAATTTAATACAAAAGGAGGACATCTTTCAGAAGTAAGATTAAAACAATTTGTAGACTTTGATTCTGTTCCAATTTACATAGTAAAAGACGGTAATTCAGTATTTAATCTTCAATTTCAAACAACAGATAACCGTACCTTAAATACTAAAGATTTATACTTCCAACCAACAGTTACAAAAAGTGGAGCCAATACTATTGTATCTATGAAGCTAAAAACTGCTCAAAATAAGTTTTTAGAGTACCAATACGTAATTAAACCAAACGAGTATATGGTAGATTTTACCATAAAATCTCAAGGTATAGAGACAGATATTAATACATCTAACCCAATAACTTTAGATTGGTCTCAAAAATTATATAGACACGATCAAAGTATCTCTTACGAGAATAGATACACACGTTTAACTTATCAAAACGATGGTGATGTAGATAAATTATCACAAATGAGTGATGATGATGAAACTGTAGACGAGTTAGAATGGTTAAGTTACAGACAACATTTTTTTAGCACAATTCTAGTAGCAGATCAACCATTTAATAATGTTGCATTACGATCTAAAAATCTTGTAGAAGACGAAGAAGTAGATTCTATTTACACAAAGCAATTTTCTACAAAATTAGATTTACCGTTAAGCGGAGCAAACCTAAACAGTAATTTAAAATTATATTACGGTCCAACAGATAGTCAAATACTTAAACAATACGAAGGAAATATTGTAGAAAGTATACCATTTGGATGGGGAATTTTTGGATGGATTAACAAGTTTTTATTCATACCATTATTTAGCGGTTTAAGTAGTTTCTTACCTTACGGGATAGCAATTATTGTAATGACGGTTTTAATCAAATTAGCCATGTCATTTGTGCAATACAAGCAGTATTTATCACAAATGAAAATGAAAATTTTAAAGCCAGAATTAGATGCTATTCGTGAAAAATACAAAGACAATAAGTTAAAAGCACAGCAAGAAACTATGGCGCTACAAAACAAAGCAGGCGCTAGTCCACTTGCAGGTTGTTTACCAGCATTAATCCAAATGCCAGTGTTTTACGCGTTGTTTATGTTTTTCCCAACAGCATTTGCTTTAAGACAGAAAAAGTTTTTATGGGCAGACGATTTATCATCGTATGATGTTGTAGCAGAATTACCTTTTAATATTCCATTATATGGTGATCACGTAAGTTTATTCCCGATTTTGGCAGCAATTGCTATTTTCTTCTATATGAAATTAACAACGGGACAAAACCAAATGTCTGCGCCACAACAAGAAGGTATGCCTGATATGGCAAAAATGATGAAGTACATGATTTACTTTGCACCCATTATGATGCTTATTTTCTTTAACCAATACGCATCTGGTTTAAGTTTATACTACTTTATTTCAAACTTAATTAGTATTGGTATCTTATTAGTCATCAAGAATTTTATTTTAGATGAAGACAAAATCCATGCTAACATCCAAGTGAAAAAAGCGCAGCCTAAAAAGGAAAGTAAATTTCAAAGAAAGATGAAAGAAATGATGGAGCAGGCAGAAAAGCAAAAACAAATGCAAGAGCAACAAAGAAAGAAACGTAAATAGTATTTATAATTTCAAAAATTAAAGCTGTCAAAAAAATAAATTAAATTTGGCAGCTTTTTTGTTATAACAAAACAGGCTTTAGCTCGTTAACAACTCATAAGTTTAATTCAATTTCCGCGAAAGCGAAACAATATTAAAAATGAAATACATATTAACTTTTTTCATCTTTACATTATCTGCAACAGCAATGCTAGGACAACAGTTTAATCAGTTTGATAGTAATGGTAAACGTCATGGAAAATGGAAGAAAAATTTTGAAGGTACAGAAGTACTAAGGTACGAAGGTCAATTTGACCATGGTAAAGAAGTTGGTATTTTTAAATTTTACCAAAACTTAGAAAATAAAGCAGTATTAGCAGCAACCAGAAGTTTTACTAAAGATTCAGATTTAGCGCAAGTTGTATTTTACACATCAACAGGAAAAAAAGTTAGTGAAGGGACAATGCGAGGTAAAACTTACGTGGGTAAATGGACGTATTATCATAAAAATAGTGACCAATTAATGACATCTGAATTCTATAATGATAAAGGCGAATTAAACGGATTAAGAACGACCTATTATCTAAACGGAAATTTAGCAGAAAAGGCAAACTATAAAAACGGAAAATTAGATGGACTATCACAATGGTTTTCTGGTGATGGTATCTTAATTAGAGAATACAACTATTTGGAAAATAAATTGCATGGTTTATATAAGTCTTACGACGAAAAAGGAAATTTAGTTATAGAAGGACAGTATAAAAATGATTACCGTCATGGGATTTGGAAAACTTATAAAAACGGTAAACTTTTAGAAGAAAAAGATGAAACCAGACGCAGCAAAAATCCTTATAAAAAACAATAACAAAAACGCCTCGAATTTTCGAGGCGTTTTGACTTAAAAATGGTTAAAATAGCTATAAATTTTGTAGAATAATTTTAACCATTCAAATAAACATCAACTAACTAAAACCTATTGCGGTGGCAATATAACTTTATCTATTGCATGTACAACACCATTCGTAGCTTGAATATCTACAAGTGTTGTAATTATATTACTTGTTCTATTATTAGCATCTACTAATGTAAAGTTGGTAGCATCTGCTGTTATGTTTCCTCCTAATGTATTAACTGTTCCAGATGTTAATTGGCTAGATTGTACATTCGCAGCAACAATGTGGTACGTTAATACAGCATCTACTGTCGCTGTTGGTAAATCTGTTAAAGCATTTGCGTTAAGCTCGGTTAATAAATCTCCAAAAGCAGCATCTGTAGGAGCAAAAACTGTAAAAGGTCCAGCATCTGCATCAGATACTGTATTTATGTAAGGTACAGTAGGCATTCCTGTGTCTGCATATTGTAATGCAGCTACTAGATTAGATAATGCTGGGTTAGAAGTTGCAAATGTAGCTATTGTTGGTAAGTCTATAACAGAATCTACAGCATGAATAATTCCATTAGTTCCTACTATATCTGCTGTTGTAACTGTAGAAGATCCGTTAAACATAACGCCGTTAGAAGTATTAAAATAGATACTTAAATTGGTCATATTTGGACCAGAAGCGTTTGTATTAGAATAACCTTCAACTAAAGTAGTTAAATCTGTAGATGTTATAGCTCCACTAATTACATGGTTTAATAAGATTTGAGATAATACACCAGCATCAACATCGGCTAAATCTGCTCCGTCTAAAAATGTAGTAAAAGCAGCATCATCTGGCGCTAATACTGTAAATGGTCCTTCTCCAGATAATACTGTAACAAGATCTCCTTCTGCAGCGCCTAATGCAGCAACAAGACTAGAAAAATTAGAATTATTTACCGCATGGTCTACAACAGTTGGTAAAGTAATTACTTGGTCAACAACATGAACTATACCATTTGAAGCCATCACGTCTGGAATTGTCACTTCAGAAGCACTATTAAACATTACACCGTTTGTAGCATCAAACTTTAAACTAATATTTGAATTAGCTGGACCACTTGCAAGAGTACTTGTGTATCCCGATTGTAAATTAATTAAATCTGAAGATGTTACAGTTCCAGAGATCACATGATTTAATAAAGTCTGTTCTAATGCCTCATCAGGTATATCTGCAACAGTATTCCATCCATTATCAGACATAAATTCAGCAAAAGCTTCGTCTGTTGGCGCTAAAACGGTAAAAGGTCCTGGACCGCTTAATGTCACTGTTAAATTAGCTTCTACTACAGCAGCTACTAGACTACTTAAGTTAGGGTTAGATTGTGCTAATTCTACAATGTTTTGTGGTTGTTCTTCAATAACAATAGTTCCGTCATCGTCATCACTACATGACCAGAATACGATAGTTGTTAGTAATAACAACGATAAAAATTTTAAATTTTTCATAGCAATTTTTTATTGGTTTGTAAATTTTGTTTAACAAATGTAATTAAAAGTTAAACAAAAAAATCTTTAAATTATGTTAAAGTTATTTTGGGAATACTTATCAAGTATCTAAATACTTTGTAGAAAGTGATTACTTTTTTTAAATAATGTATCTTTGCATTTGCAAAAAATTAGTGATGAGTAAAAGAGTAGTAGTAGGGCTTTCAGGCGGTGTAGATTCAAGTGTAGCAGCTTATTTGTTACAGCAACAAGGTTACGAAGTTATTGGATTATTTATGAAAAACTGGCATGACGATTCTGTAACAATTTCAGATGAATG from Mesoflavibacter profundi includes:
- a CDS encoding fasciclin domain-containing protein; this encodes MKNLKFLSLLLLTTIVFWSCSDDDDGTIVIEEQPQNIVELAQSNPNLSSLVAAVVEANLTVTLSGPGPFTVLAPTDEAFAEFMSDNGWNTVADIPDEALEQTLLNHVISGTVTSSDLINLQSGYTSTLASGPANSNISLKFDATNGVMFNSASEVTIPDVMASNGIVHVVDQVITLPTVVDHAVNNSNFSSLVAALGAAEGDLVTVLSGEGPFTVLAPDDAAFTTFLDGADLADVDAGVLSQILLNHVISGAITSTDLTTLVEGYSNTNASGPNMTNLSIYFNTSNGVMFNGSSTVTTADIVGTNGIIHAVDSVIDLPTIATFATSNPALSNLVAALQYADTGMPTVPYINTVSDADAGPFTVFAPTDAAFGDLLTELNANALTDLPTATVDAVLTYHIVAANVQSSQLTSGTVNTLGGNITADATNFTLVDANNRTSNIITTLVDIQATNGVVHAIDKVILPPQ
- a CDS encoding DUF3820 family protein encodes the protein MLEPDKDFLIKLAHTKMPFGKYKDRYLIDLPEHYVVWYHNKGFPKNKLGQMLETVYTLKVNGLEYIVREIQKRYSK
- a CDS encoding CTP synthase, encoding MTTKTKYIFVTGGVTSSLGKGIIAASLAKLLQAQGYKTTIQKLDPYINVDPGTLNPYEHGECYVTDDGAETDLDLGHYERFLNVPTSQANNVTTGRIYQSVIERERRGEFLGKTVQVIPHITDEIKHRIQILGNSGDYDIVITEIGGTVGDIESLPYVEAVRQLKWDLGEDNAIVIHLTLIPFLSAAGELKTKPTQHSVKTLMESGVQADILVCRTEHELPSDLRRKLALFCNVREEAIIQSIDASTIYDVPNLMLEQGLDKVVLKKLALKSDTPDLTKWNKFLELHKNPKSEITIGLIGKYVELQDSYKSILEAFIHAGAENEVKVNVESVHSEYLNEDNIKMKLAHLDGVLVAPGFGERGIEGKIYAIKFVRENNIPFLGICLGMQMAVIEYCRNVLGLKDANSTEMDPNTKNPVIDIMEDQKTITNMGGTMRLGAWDCHIEKDSIAYKVYQSQDIKERHRHRYEFNSDYKDQIEAAGLKTTGYNPETKLVEIVENPSHPWFVGVQYHPEYKSTVANPHPLFVAFVKASLKHHKTK
- a CDS encoding toxin-antitoxin system YwqK family antitoxin codes for the protein MKYILTFFIFTLSATAMLGQQFNQFDSNGKRHGKWKKNFEGTEVLRYEGQFDHGKEVGIFKFYQNLENKAVLAATRSFTKDSDLAQVVFYTSTGKKVSEGTMRGKTYVGKWTYYHKNSDQLMTSEFYNDKGELNGLRTTYYLNGNLAEKANYKNGKLDGLSQWFSGDGILIREYNYLENKLHGLYKSYDEKGNLVIEGQYKNDYRHGIWKTYKNGKLLEEKDETRRSKNPYKKQ
- the yidC gene encoding membrane protein insertase YidC; translation: MEEKKLDINSIIGFILIFGILLFMMWQNAPSEEELKAQEAEKQVKIDAQKKAEAEKEDTKVVTTEDFTSATDSAQVAALQSKIGAFAYSVATATSSEKEINVQNEVLDLKFNTKGGHLSEVRLKQFVDFDSVPIYIVKDGNSVFNLQFQTTDNRTLNTKDLYFQPTVTKSGANTIVSMKLKTAQNKFLEYQYVIKPNEYMVDFTIKSQGIETDINTSNPITLDWSQKLYRHDQSISYENRYTRLTYQNDGDVDKLSQMSDDDETVDELEWLSYRQHFFSTILVADQPFNNVALRSKNLVEDEEVDSIYTKQFSTKLDLPLSGANLNSNLKLYYGPTDSQILKQYEGNIVESIPFGWGIFGWINKFLFIPLFSGLSSFLPYGIAIIVMTVLIKLAMSFVQYKQYLSQMKMKILKPELDAIREKYKDNKLKAQQETMALQNKAGASPLAGCLPALIQMPVFYALFMFFPTAFALRQKKFLWADDLSSYDVVAELPFNIPLYGDHVSLFPILAAIAIFFYMKLTTGQNQMSAPQQEGMPDMAKMMKYMIYFAPIMMLIFFNQYASGLSLYYFISNLISIGILLVIKNFILDEDKIHANIQVKKAQPKKESKFQRKMKEMMEQAEKQKQMQEQQRKKRK
- a CDS encoding DUF922 domain-containing protein, which encodes MLRFLFIFSLFFVFKSDTIQELSWTENYKLTWEDFKGKPNQETDAVAITASGLTFSYSINKTPQKVHSFKTLVKAHFYPEHSWCKKEMVDDHILKHEQLHFDITELHARKFRKRITTLKPTLDLNEKLNDLHQEINKELAEFQDTYDKQTDNSINKEAQLNWQKEVAKQLKALEKFKSKS